Genomic window (Aethina tumida isolate Nest 87 chromosome 4, icAetTumi1.1, whole genome shotgun sequence):
tatcaGATTCTGAATGTTCAGAATCATCTGCTGATGAACAACCACCACCCAAGCCAACACCATCATTGGTGCAAACAGTTAAAAGGAACTTGGAGAAAGAACTGGAAGGTGTTGTGAGTGTACCTTTGAGCAAGCAAAAGATGCAAGACATTCAAAGCTGGATTGGTAAACTTCCAAGTGAATCTCAAAGTGAAAGAATGAATTTAACACAATTCAGTGAGGTTTCAACAATATTTGGTGATGAAGTTGGTGGCAATTTTCAAATAGAAGGAGCAGCAATTGCTGTGAATTCTACCCAACTCACCACTGATGTTTGTAGATTTgatgaattattcaaaaaaccaTCTTCACTTAAAAAGACTGATGAGActgaatacaattttaaaacaggaACTCAAGAACAAAAAGACAATGATTTCATAGAAATTAACAACTCATTAGGAAACTTGTGTATTGAGGACTCATTTGAGGAGAGGGTGCAGAAAAGGCTCAGCAATGAAAATTCTAAAGGTAGCAACTTAAAGTGTGCTGAAATTGAACAAAGCACAGAGGAAGTGGAGTCTTTGCTGGACAATTTATATGGGACAAGTTGGAGAGAAAATAGAGAGACAGTCCTACCCAAATCTGAGCCCAAGAAAAGGAATGTGTTGAAGCCAGTGGTTGCAAATGTGCCAAAAACAGAACAAAAACCCACCAGACCTTTCAATTTGCTGAAAAACTTACAGAAAAAtactttaagtaaaaaatttgagtCTCCATGGGCAGATCGATTAAAATACCTTTGTGATACTGACACAGAATCAGATGATTCAGACAACAAATTAGTTAGGACAAAGctgaattttgataatttggaTGCAGATGACAAAACCTCCaagtactttaaaaaatttacagaggacattaataaagaaaatgatcCTGATATGTCTGACTTGGGTGCAAGTTTGGAAGACagaataactaaaaaattaaacaatatagaGATTAAAAAACCTGTGAAGACAAAAGGTGTCAATAAGAAACCTGACAGTACAAAACATCcaactacaaataaaaaaactatttcgaAAAAAACAGCAAAAGTTGATGATAGTACCTCTTCATCTGGTGAAGATGTTCCCTTTAAAAAAGTAGGTAAGGCAAGAATCAGAAGCAGTGATTCTAGTGATGATTGGTTCACTGATACATCTGATGAAAAAACTGAGAAGGCTGTGAAAAAAGAAACGTACACGTTTTTAGAGTCCCTGTcaggtaattattaaatgtaataatgatAGGAagtaaaattacttttgttttttgtagCTTCTGTTCCTTTGGAGAAATGTGATATGGCGGTGAGGCTGTACCGAAAAAACTTTAAGCAGAACAAAGAAAAACTGGCGGCTGCCCTTTTTACCTTATataatgaagaaatatttgaaaagaaaatacCTGCGGACATTTCAATTGACTGGAATGACAGAATGAGGGGATCTGCcggtataaatttttttattaagttattaattgataaacatttttaattaaacagaattacatatttattttttcatacaggtttttgtttttgtaaaaagATCACAAGAAAGTCGGGGAAGATAGAAAGATCCGTTAGAATCCAATTAGCAACGAAAGTCGTGGATTCTCCTGATAGATTAAGAGACACATTGGTGCATGAGTTGTGTCATGCTGCTACTTGGATGGTCAATAACGTTTCAGATG
Coding sequences:
- the LOC109596091 gene encoding germ cell nuclear acidic protein-like isoform X1, giving the protein MDDTIQLLSTMSPKVKEGYKASKKDFYLGTSVLALKKHFRRSAAFDKQTIKTENVVECSSNSSSLSESPKVQRNVAYDVIEISDSECSESSADEQPPPKPTPSLVQTVKRNLEKELEGVVSVPLSKQKMQDIQSWIGKLPSESQSERMNLTQFSEVSTIFGDEVGGNFQIEGAAIAVNSTQLTTDVCRFDELFKKPSSLKKTDETEYNFKTGTQEQKDNDFIEINNSLGNLCIEDSFEERVQKRLSNENSKGSNLKCAEIEQSTEEVESLLDNLYGTSWRENRETVLPKSEPKKRNVLKPVVANVPKTEQKPTRPFNLLKNLQKNTLSKKFESPWADRLKYLCDTDTESDDSDNKLVRTKLNFDNLDADDKTSKYFKKFTEDINKENDPDMSDLGASLEDRITKKLNNIEIKKPVKTKGVNKKPDSTKHPTTNKKTISKKTAKVDDSTSSSGEDVPFKKVGKARIRSSDSSDDWFTDTSDEKTEKAVKKETYTFLESLSASVPLEKCDMAVRLYRKNFKQNKEKLAAALFTLYNEEIFEKKIPADISIDWNDRMRGSAGFCFCKKITRKSGKIERSVRIQLATKVVDSPDRLRDTLVHELCHAATWMVNNVSDGHGHYWKAWASKAMKRFPELPPIKRCHDYQIKTKYTYKCTKCGYSFGRHSKSLNTDQKRCGYCHGQFEVLINKTSKSGETKTVPVTPRKEPTAFSLFVKENYAKVKTPLMKHAEVMKILGQKFGEQKQNN
- the LOC109596091 gene encoding germ cell nuclear acidic protein-like isoform X2, coding for MDDTIQLLSTMSPKVKEGYKASKKGTSVLALKKHFRRSAAFDKQTIKTENVVECSSNSSSLSESPKVQRNVAYDVIEISDSECSESSADEQPPPKPTPSLVQTVKRNLEKELEGVVSVPLSKQKMQDIQSWIGKLPSESQSERMNLTQFSEVSTIFGDEVGGNFQIEGAAIAVNSTQLTTDVCRFDELFKKPSSLKKTDETEYNFKTGTQEQKDNDFIEINNSLGNLCIEDSFEERVQKRLSNENSKGSNLKCAEIEQSTEEVESLLDNLYGTSWRENRETVLPKSEPKKRNVLKPVVANVPKTEQKPTRPFNLLKNLQKNTLSKKFESPWADRLKYLCDTDTESDDSDNKLVRTKLNFDNLDADDKTSKYFKKFTEDINKENDPDMSDLGASLEDRITKKLNNIEIKKPVKTKGVNKKPDSTKHPTTNKKTISKKTAKVDDSTSSSGEDVPFKKVGKARIRSSDSSDDWFTDTSDEKTEKAVKKETYTFLESLSASVPLEKCDMAVRLYRKNFKQNKEKLAAALFTLYNEEIFEKKIPADISIDWNDRMRGSAGFCFCKKITRKSGKIERSVRIQLATKVVDSPDRLRDTLVHELCHAATWMVNNVSDGHGHYWKAWASKAMKRFPELPPIKRCHDYQIKTKYTYKCTKCGYSFGRHSKSLNTDQKRCGYCHGQFEVLINKTSKSGETKTVPVTPRKEPTAFSLFVKENYAKVKTPLMKHAEVMKILGQKFGEQKQNN